The Akkermansia muciniphila genome contains a region encoding:
- a CDS encoding sialidase family protein translates to MSAVCAVALPALGQEEKAGFPTDNAVTVFSAGEGNPYASIRIPALLSLGKGQLLAFAEGRYKNTDQGENDLIMSVSKNGGKTWSRPRAIAKSHGATFNNPCPVYDAKTKTVTVVFQRYPAGVKERQPNIPQGWDDEKCIRNFMIQSRNGGATWTKPEDITKTTKRPTGVDIMASGPNSGAQLRSGPHKGRLVIPMNEGPFGKWVISCIYSDDGGKSWKQSQPTANMKGLVNETSIAETDNGGVVMVARHWGGGNCRRIVWSQDGGETWGEVEDAPELFCDSTQNSLMTYSLTDQPAFGGKSRILFSGPSAGRRIKGQVAMSYDNGKTWPVKKLLGEGGFAYSSLAMVEPGVVGVLYEENQPHIKKLKFVPITIDWLTDGKDTGLSAGKKAPVIK, encoded by the coding sequence ATGAGTGCCGTATGCGCCGTGGCATTGCCGGCATTGGGGCAAGAAGAAAAGGCCGGCTTTCCCACGGATAACGCCGTGACCGTGTTCAGCGCAGGGGAGGGGAATCCTTATGCGTCCATCCGCATTCCCGCATTGCTCAGCCTCGGCAAGGGGCAGCTTCTGGCGTTTGCCGAAGGCCGGTACAAGAATACGGACCAGGGGGAAAATGACCTGATCATGAGCGTCAGCAAGAATGGCGGGAAGACCTGGTCACGTCCCCGGGCGATCGCCAAGTCGCATGGGGCCACCTTTAATAATCCCTGCCCGGTTTATGATGCCAAAACCAAGACGGTGACTGTCGTGTTCCAGCGTTATCCCGCCGGGGTCAAGGAACGGCAGCCCAATATCCCCCAGGGATGGGATGATGAGAAGTGCATCCGCAATTTCATGATCCAGAGCAGGAACGGAGGCGCCACCTGGACGAAGCCGGAGGATATCACGAAGACGACCAAGCGCCCCACGGGCGTGGATATCATGGCTTCCGGCCCGAATTCCGGAGCGCAGTTGAGGAGCGGCCCCCACAAGGGGCGTCTGGTAATTCCGATGAATGAAGGACCGTTCGGCAAGTGGGTGATTTCCTGCATTTACAGTGATGACGGCGGCAAAAGCTGGAAGCAGAGCCAGCCAACCGCCAATATGAAGGGCCTGGTGAATGAAACGTCCATCGCGGAAACGGATAACGGAGGCGTGGTCATGGTCGCGCGCCACTGGGGCGGAGGCAATTGCCGCCGCATCGTGTGGTCGCAGGACGGCGGAGAGACATGGGGTGAAGTGGAAGATGCTCCGGAATTGTTTTGCGACAGCACGCAGAATTCCCTGATGACTTATTCTCTGACGGACCAGCCTGCCTTTGGCGGCAAGAGCCGCATTCTGTTTTCCGGACCCAGCGCCGGACGGCGCATCAAGGGGCAGGTGGCAATGAGCTATGACAACGGCAAGACCTGGCCGGTGAAAAAACTGCTGGGAGAAGGCGGTTTTGCCTATTCCAGCCTTGCCATGGTGGAGCCCGGCGTAGTAGGCGTGCTTTATGAGGAGAACCAGCCGCATATCAAGAAGCTGAAGTTTGTTCCCATCACGATTGACTGGCTGACGGACGGGAAGGACACGGGACTCTCTGCCGGCAAGAAGGCTCCCGTGATTAAGTAG
- a CDS encoding sialate O-acetylesterase produces MNTCVRSGVLFCLLMAAIPCSFAQKPVLTAWNYVPSYGQSLSVGWTAKPVVTTEQKDGNLMFKGGVRPFEGGNDRSAVVPLVERVSPDGARGETPVSGAAGNFMRLLKKRDAGKSARVRFLCSADGVGGVSIGVLSKGKAPYQRILDDLKAGRELAAKAGKTFSMPCFLWTQGETDQQDRKTGEWYKERMRALIHDIDADAKAVTGQKNDVLCFGYQVSSHLNYFAQNPTDYPVIAVAQLDLALEKDSRYIMTTPMYHFTYSDGVHLTAPMSRLYGEYAGYVMYKVMVEGVKWKPIHPVAHAIGRKGQDWTVDVKFFAPVPPLVLDTRTILDPGNYGFSLVNGREEPLEIKSVSLNGKNVVRIVTSSDPSGCRLRYGMTLKEKLPSGPRTGARGCLRDSQGEKVKTRIQDVVYRMDNWCPFFDYPLDSRGRMNKTDPR; encoded by the coding sequence ATGAATACATGTGTCCGTTCCGGCGTTCTTTTCTGCCTGTTGATGGCGGCGATCCCGTGCAGTTTTGCGCAGAAGCCCGTGTTGACGGCATGGAATTACGTCCCGTCTTATGGGCAGTCGCTTTCCGTAGGTTGGACGGCCAAGCCGGTCGTAACCACGGAGCAGAAGGACGGCAATTTGATGTTCAAGGGCGGTGTGCGGCCTTTTGAGGGCGGCAATGACCGGAGCGCCGTAGTTCCTCTGGTGGAGAGAGTTTCTCCGGACGGCGCCAGGGGGGAGACGCCCGTTTCCGGAGCGGCCGGTAATTTCATGCGCCTGCTGAAGAAGCGCGATGCCGGAAAGTCCGCCAGGGTCCGGTTCCTGTGCTCTGCCGACGGTGTGGGCGGTGTCAGCATAGGCGTCCTCTCCAAAGGGAAGGCTCCTTATCAACGCATTCTGGATGATTTAAAAGCGGGCCGCGAGCTAGCGGCCAAGGCCGGAAAGACCTTTTCCATGCCCTGTTTCCTGTGGACGCAGGGGGAAACCGACCAGCAGGACAGGAAAACCGGGGAGTGGTATAAGGAGAGGATGCGCGCCCTGATCCATGATATTGACGCGGACGCCAAGGCCGTTACCGGGCAGAAGAATGACGTGCTGTGCTTCGGGTACCAGGTTTCTTCCCACCTCAATTATTTTGCCCAGAATCCCACGGACTACCCCGTGATTGCCGTGGCCCAGCTGGATCTGGCCCTGGAGAAAGACAGCCGGTACATCATGACCACGCCCATGTATCATTTCACCTATAGCGACGGGGTGCATTTGACGGCTCCCATGTCCCGGCTTTACGGGGAGTATGCCGGATACGTCATGTATAAGGTGATGGTGGAAGGCGTGAAGTGGAAGCCCATCCATCCCGTCGCCCATGCAATCGGCAGGAAGGGGCAGGACTGGACGGTAGACGTGAAGTTTTTTGCGCCTGTGCCTCCTCTGGTGCTGGATACCAGGACGATTCTTGATCCGGGCAATTACGGTTTTTCCCTCGTGAACGGCCGGGAGGAGCCTCTGGAGATCAAGTCCGTCAGCTTGAACGGTAAAAATGTCGTCCGCATCGTAACATCGTCGGACCCTTCCGGCTGCCGCCTCCGGTATGGGATGACCTTGAAGGAGAAGCTTCCCTCCGGTCCACGTACCGGCGCGCGCGGATGCCTTCGGGATTCCCAGGGGGAGAAGGTTAAGACCCGGATTCAGGACGTCGTGTACCGCATGGATAACTGGTGCCCGTTTTTCGATTATCCCCTGGATTCCCGGGGCAGGATGAACAAGACGGATCCCAGGTAG
- a CDS encoding DUF2254 domain-containing protein — MRANKLLWVKATYFALLAIITAIASIYLGEFVPFDIFQKIGADTVDTILNILASSMLAVTTFSLTTVVSAYAAATSSVTPRATKLLMEDSTAQNALSTFIGSFIFSLIAIIFLNSGMYDQKGRVVLFVVTLGVIAIILVTLIRWIEHLSRLGRVGETSELVEGVTRKALLERAREPYLGANPLADRELDIPENAVPVRSEQTGNIQYIDMGKLDHLSRDRDLDIYVISLPGDFVSVSSILVYVDKPVSSETRRELLGAFVVGHERNFEQDPRFGLCVLAEIAARALSAAVNDYGTGIDIINRGVRLLTNYAQAERHAEVKYERVWVPPLTVSNLFSDIFAPILRDEGGITVIDIKLLKAFAELYNLDNGQFKEEARKYSRQCYEHALRTVVLDEDRETLKKLVIDEAVAVRKE; from the coding sequence TTGCGGGCTAACAAGCTGCTTTGGGTCAAGGCTACCTATTTTGCCCTGCTGGCTATTATTACGGCCATTGCATCTATTTATCTGGGTGAGTTTGTGCCGTTTGATATTTTCCAGAAGATCGGGGCGGATACGGTTGATACGATTTTAAACATTCTGGCTTCAAGTATGCTGGCGGTTACTACTTTTTCCTTAACCACCGTCGTTTCCGCCTATGCAGCGGCTACGTCAAGCGTGACGCCCCGGGCCACCAAGCTGCTGATGGAAGATTCCACGGCCCAGAATGCACTTTCCACGTTCATCGGGTCCTTCATTTTCAGCCTGATTGCGATTATTTTCCTGAATTCCGGCATGTACGACCAGAAGGGAAGAGTCGTGTTGTTCGTTGTCACGCTAGGGGTCATCGCCATTATTCTGGTCACGCTTATCCGGTGGATTGAGCATTTGTCCCGTCTTGGCCGGGTGGGCGAGACTTCAGAGCTTGTGGAGGGAGTAACGCGGAAAGCATTGCTGGAACGCGCCAGAGAGCCGTATCTGGGGGCCAATCCCCTGGCTGACCGGGAACTTGATATTCCGGAAAATGCCGTTCCCGTCAGGAGTGAACAGACAGGCAATATCCAATATATTGACATGGGGAAGCTGGACCACCTTTCCAGGGACAGGGACCTTGATATTTACGTTATCTCACTGCCGGGGGATTTCGTTTCCGTTTCCTCAATCCTGGTTTACGTTGACAAGCCTGTGTCGTCTGAAACCCGGCGTGAGCTACTTGGAGCTTTTGTGGTCGGCCATGAGCGCAATTTTGAACAGGACCCCAGATTCGGATTGTGCGTGCTTGCTGAAATTGCCGCACGGGCCTTATCCGCGGCCGTCAATGATTACGGCACAGGGATTGATATTATCAACCGGGGCGTGCGGCTCCTGACGAATTACGCCCAGGCGGAACGCCATGCCGAGGTGAAGTATGAGAGAGTCTGGGTGCCTCCTTTAACTGTCTCCAATCTGTTTTCAGATATTTTTGCCCCTATCCTTCGGGATGAAGGAGGCATTACGGTTATTGACATCAAGCTGTTGAAGGCTTTTGCCGAGCTGTATAACCTGGATAACGGGCAATTCAAGGAAGAAGCCCGGAAATATTCCCGCCAGTGCTATGAACATGCGCTCAGAACCGTAGTGCTCGACGAAGACAGGGAGACCTTGAAAAAGCTGGTCATTGATGAGGCGGTTGCCGTGAGAAAGGAGTAG
- a CDS encoding M60 family metallopeptidase, which produces MNRIISFLSLPLLSLATVFAANTPESIGNDLQLFKDASCTALKQDVKDTSTFQSDAMKELAGKILAGNYKPDYLYAEYQALPSPRQTGKNLRIGDGFSKYDNMTGVYLEKGQHVVLVGKTDGREISLLLPNLMRKPAEGVQPTKDPNGWGLHKKQIPLKEGINIIDVETPANAYISYFTNDADTAPKIPVHFVTGKVNGYFDTTRGDTNEDWVRLLDQAVSPIMDARGKYIQVAYPIEFLKKFTRDRGTELIDAYDKLIGIQYQLMGLDKYGKIPKNRVFARVNFNYYMFRDGDGVAYLGDNGTMRMVTDPKNVLKGDACWGFSHEVGHVMQMRPMTWGGMTEVSNNIFSLQAAAKTGNESRLKRQGSYDKARKEIIDGKIAYLESKDVFNKLVPLWQLHLYFTKNGHPDFYPDVMEYLRNNAGNYGGNETIKYQFEFIKACCDVTKTDLTDFFEKWGFFKTGQFKIGDYANYDFTVTPEMVAETKKWITDKSYPKPETDIVGISE; this is translated from the coding sequence ATGAACCGGATCATTTCATTCCTCTCCCTTCCCCTGCTGTCGCTCGCAACAGTATTTGCCGCCAACACGCCGGAAAGTATCGGCAATGATCTCCAGCTATTCAAGGATGCCTCCTGCACGGCCCTGAAACAGGATGTTAAGGACACTTCCACCTTCCAGTCTGACGCGATGAAGGAACTCGCGGGCAAAATCTTGGCAGGCAACTACAAGCCGGACTACCTGTATGCCGAATATCAGGCCCTCCCCTCACCCCGCCAGACGGGCAAAAATCTCAGAATCGGAGATGGATTCAGCAAATACGACAACATGACGGGTGTCTACCTGGAAAAAGGGCAGCACGTCGTGCTGGTAGGCAAGACGGATGGACGTGAAATCAGCCTCCTGCTCCCGAACCTGATGCGCAAGCCGGCCGAAGGAGTACAGCCGACGAAAGACCCCAACGGCTGGGGACTGCACAAAAAGCAAATTCCCCTCAAGGAAGGAATCAACATCATTGATGTGGAAACGCCCGCCAACGCCTACATCAGTTATTTTACTAATGATGCCGATACGGCTCCGAAAATCCCCGTCCATTTCGTGACGGGCAAGGTCAACGGGTATTTCGACACCACCCGGGGCGACACCAACGAAGACTGGGTACGCCTGCTTGACCAAGCCGTCTCTCCGATTATGGACGCCCGGGGAAAATACATCCAGGTGGCCTATCCCATCGAATTCCTGAAAAAATTCACCAGGGACCGCGGTACCGAACTGATCGACGCCTATGACAAGCTGATTGGCATTCAATACCAATTGATGGGCCTCGATAAATACGGCAAAATCCCGAAAAACCGCGTCTTTGCCCGCGTGAACTTCAACTACTACATGTTCCGCGACGGCGACGGAGTCGCCTATCTGGGAGACAACGGCACCATGCGGATGGTGACTGATCCGAAAAACGTCCTCAAGGGCGACGCCTGCTGGGGGTTCTCCCATGAAGTCGGACACGTCATGCAAATGCGCCCGATGACCTGGGGCGGCATGACGGAGGTCAGCAACAATATTTTCTCTCTTCAAGCCGCCGCCAAAACGGGCAACGAAAGCCGCTTGAAGCGCCAGGGCAGCTACGACAAAGCGCGCAAGGAAATCATCGACGGAAAAATCGCCTACCTGGAATCAAAGGACGTCTTCAACAAGCTGGTCCCCCTGTGGCAACTCCATCTTTACTTTACCAAAAACGGGCATCCCGACTTCTACCCTGACGTCATGGAATACCTGCGCAACAACGCGGGAAACTACGGCGGAAATGAAACGATCAAATACCAGTTCGAATTCATCAAAGCCTGCTGCGACGTCACAAAAACCGACCTGACCGACTTCTTCGAGAAATGGGGATTCTTCAAAACCGGGCAATTCAAAATCGGTGACTACGCTAATTACGATTTCACCGTCACTCCTGAAATGGTGGCTGAAACAAAAAAATGGATTACTGATAAAAGCTACCCGAAACCTGAAACTGATATCGTCGGAATAAGTGAATAG
- a CDS encoding AAA family ATPase: protein MNRLYIERFRRFYQQSANLGERITLIAGQNGTSKSTLLGMIAQAFSFSKKKKGISESHAKVSVYTDNYDAQDFQYKTIGGKIFQSKFSEIFRLSKQYDNKGEHNYRLFIQGDDLTEKWLTTEGLPIKSRIRSGGSTPVRFVAGKTHTGGEGNFPHPVIYLGLTRLSPLANSSKFRLTKKSDLNEEEKNFLKEWHRKILCLTEEAKDTEIVHSGIPSKGDFIGTNFEDYDSEGCSAGQDNLGQILTSILSFKRLKKILGQKYKGGILLIDELDASFHAVAQKNLLEFLSKQAKELDIQIIATTHSLIILEHAYTSSLKEYTSILYLRRHNKEVFIKEYDTYELIEANLTNTLVRDVVPERRRNILFEDKLAYCFFNCLTHNKFKSGFFKFTNEIAEEGEQNERKSNSSANYLKWLSKFAPLKDTIKAIYILDSDQKEENFLKNTKNVLFLPSAFDQKIAFEKELFLFCESLDDSSKFWNEEKNFIKSVLIQGYEHLSSETQSSDDFKNWFKGIISDKEMIKFIGKFGEKLIKLWVSHHMEISKEFCLNFIKSVSHVFGKNSLPNDIVDSLLSKYDTKKDDNISPVVSIDIKSTPLKAKKKIDSNPSQGILNL, encoded by the coding sequence GTGAATCGATTATACATTGAACGATTCCGAAGGTTTTATCAGCAATCAGCTAATTTAGGTGAGAGGATTACCCTAATAGCAGGTCAAAATGGAACATCAAAATCCACTCTCTTGGGAATGATTGCCCAAGCCTTTTCTTTTTCTAAAAAGAAAAAAGGAATATCTGAATCTCATGCAAAAGTATCTGTATATACAGATAATTACGATGCTCAAGATTTTCAATATAAAACTATTGGAGGCAAAATTTTTCAGTCTAAATTTAGTGAAATTTTTAGACTATCAAAACAGTACGACAATAAAGGAGAACATAACTATAGATTATTCATTCAAGGGGACGACCTAACTGAAAAATGGTTAACAACAGAAGGCCTCCCTATAAAATCAAGAATTCGTAGCGGAGGATCTACTCCTGTAAGATTTGTTGCCGGTAAAACACACACTGGAGGAGAAGGAAATTTTCCTCATCCAGTAATATATTTAGGACTAACAAGATTATCTCCTCTTGCTAATTCTTCTAAATTTAGACTAACAAAAAAAAGTGATTTAAATGAAGAGGAAAAGAATTTTTTAAAAGAATGGCATAGAAAAATATTATGTTTAACAGAAGAAGCTAAAGATACAGAAATAGTCCATTCCGGCATACCATCTAAAGGCGATTTTATTGGTACTAATTTTGAAGATTACGATTCAGAGGGTTGTTCCGCCGGTCAAGACAATTTGGGACAAATTCTTACTTCTATTCTTTCATTTAAACGTCTAAAGAAAATCCTTGGACAAAAGTATAAGGGAGGCATTTTATTAATAGACGAATTGGATGCTTCATTTCACGCTGTTGCACAAAAGAACTTACTAGAATTTCTTTCTAAACAAGCAAAAGAATTAGATATTCAAATAATAGCAACAACTCATTCTTTAATAATCTTAGAGCATGCTTATACATCTTCCTTGAAAGAATATACTTCTATTTTATATCTAAGAAGACACAATAAAGAAGTTTTCATAAAAGAATATGATACTTATGAACTTATTGAGGCAAATTTAACAAACACTTTAGTAAGGGATGTTGTTCCTGAGAGAAGAAGAAATATTTTATTTGAGGATAAATTAGCGTATTGTTTTTTTAATTGTTTAACTCACAATAAATTTAAATCCGGTTTTTTTAAATTTACTAATGAGATAGCAGAGGAAGGTGAACAAAACGAAAGAAAATCTAATTCATCGGCAAATTATTTGAAATGGTTATCTAAATTCGCTCCTTTAAAAGATACAATTAAAGCAATATATATACTTGATTCCGACCAAAAAGAAGAAAATTTTCTGAAGAATACTAAAAATGTTCTATTTTTACCTAGTGCATTTGATCAGAAAATTGCTTTTGAAAAAGAGCTTTTTCTATTCTGTGAAAGCCTAGATGATTCTTCCAAATTTTGGAACGAAGAAAAAAATTTCATTAAATCTGTTTTAATTCAAGGATATGAACATTTAAGTTCAGAGACGCAATCTTCCGATGACTTTAAAAATTGGTTCAAGGGAATAATTTCAGATAAAGAAATGATTAAATTTATAGGGAAATTTGGAGAAAAGTTAATAAAACTATGGGTTAGTCATCATATGGAAATATCAAAAGAATTTTGCCTTAATTTTATCAAATCTGTATCTCATGTATTTGGAAAAAATTCATTACCAAATGATATAGTTGATTCTCTTTTATCAAAATATGATACTAAAAAAGATGACAATATCTCACCTGTCGTGTCTATTGATATCAAATCTACACCGTTAAAAGCTAAGAAAAAAATAGACTCTAATCCTTCTCAAGGAATATTAAATTTATAA
- a CDS encoding DNA adenine methylase, with protein sequence MPCIDSPLRYPGGKTAYSSLLREIIVLNRLKGHKLAECFAGGAGASVSLLLNGTVPHIILNDYDKAIYSVWHTILRHPKKLIKWIENTPITIETWKEQKHIYCTEKKAGFELGVATFFLNRCNRSGIILANPIGGIKQEGKYRIDARFNKNKLIEKIKKISSFKKNISIYNLDALNFIELMNFSEDKVFMYFDPPYYQKGETLYLNHYDHNGHMLLAQSIQNTRCPWVLSYDACDSISQIYRNYPIYEKRLLYSIMPPTKGLEYIITPLIVPNEVKKARVLYSNV encoded by the coding sequence ATGCCTTGTATTGATTCCCCCCTTCGCTATCCAGGAGGAAAAACTGCCTATTCTTCTCTGTTAAGAGAGATAATAGTGTTGAACCGGTTAAAAGGGCACAAATTGGCAGAATGCTTTGCCGGTGGAGCAGGCGCTTCAGTATCCTTATTATTAAATGGTACCGTACCTCATATCATCCTTAATGATTATGATAAAGCAATATATTCTGTATGGCATACTATTTTAAGGCATCCTAAAAAATTAATTAAATGGATTGAAAATACTCCTATTACTATAGAAACTTGGAAAGAACAAAAACACATCTATTGTACAGAGAAAAAAGCAGGATTTGAATTAGGTGTTGCAACTTTTTTTCTTAATCGCTGTAATAGATCCGGAATAATTTTAGCTAATCCCATTGGAGGAATAAAACAAGAAGGGAAATATAGAATAGATGCTAGGTTTAATAAAAATAAATTAATTGAAAAAATAAAAAAAATCTCTTCTTTCAAAAAAAATATATCAATATACAATCTTGATGCTTTAAACTTTATAGAGTTAATGAATTTTTCTGAAGACAAGGTTTTCATGTATTTTGATCCACCCTATTATCAAAAAGGAGAAACTCTTTACTTGAATCATTACGATCATAATGGTCATATGTTACTGGCTCAGTCAATACAAAATACAAGATGCCCTTGGGTCCTTTCTTATGATGCTTGCGATTCTATTTCTCAAATTTATAGAAATTATCCAATATATGAAAAACGGCTACTCTACTCAATAATGCCCCCAACGAAAGGTCTGGAGTATATAATTACCCCGTTAATTGTTCCAAATGAAGTAAAAAAAGCTCGTGTGTTATATTCAAATGTGTAG